From Candidatus Dormiibacterota bacterium, the proteins below share one genomic window:
- a CDS encoding SRPBCC family protein, protein MTEEPRGLTLEPDRCSRHSVGIHASPAEVYHALTDPKELSRWFVSEASIDLRPGGSYRWVFGEGTGAAGSDPLVSSGEFVDIIPQQFLRLSTTVEGTETLLEFRLDPWRDGSILTVSHSGFPGEESWDDAFRSVDQGWQSEIQVLKLYMESARGLITRSRFHEARLPGSPEQIYEAFTTSAGLSSWLADRAAADASLGGEFRLDRDGGPPIKGRFVVWDPDRFLVLTWEAERPSMVRLWLQEEDGGASTVLILEHRLFATDATNLAPFDWDGAIDRLKSRR, encoded by the coding sequence GTGACCGAAGAACCGCGCGGCCTCACACTCGAGCCGGATCGCTGCAGCCGGCACAGCGTCGGCATCCATGCCTCGCCGGCCGAGGTCTACCACGCGCTGACCGATCCGAAGGAGCTGTCGCGCTGGTTCGTCTCGGAGGCGAGTATCGACCTGCGCCCGGGCGGCTCCTATCGCTGGGTGTTCGGGGAGGGGACCGGGGCGGCTGGCTCCGACCCGCTGGTCAGCTCGGGGGAGTTCGTCGACATCATCCCCCAGCAGTTCCTGCGCCTGAGCACGACGGTGGAGGGGACCGAGACCCTCCTCGAGTTCCGCCTCGATCCGTGGCGGGACGGATCGATCCTGACCGTATCGCACTCGGGCTTCCCGGGGGAGGAATCCTGGGACGACGCGTTCCGTTCGGTCGATCAGGGCTGGCAGTCCGAGATCCAGGTGCTCAAGCTGTACATGGAATCGGCGCGCGGTCTCATCACCCGCTCCCGCTTCCACGAGGCGAGACTTCCCGGATCCCCGGAGCAGATCTACGAGGCGTTCACGACGTCGGCGGGCCTGTCCTCCTGGCTCGCCGATCGCGCCGCCGCGGACGCCTCGCTGGGCGGGGAGTTCAGGCTGGACCGCGACGGCGGGCCCCCGATCAAAGGCCGCTTTGTGGTCTGGGACCCCGACCGCTTCCTGGTGCTGACCTGGGAGGCTGAGCGCCCGTCGATGGTGCGTCTCTGGCTGCAGGAAGAGGACGGCGGCGCCTCCACCGTCCTGATCCTGGAGCACCGCCTGTTCGCCACCGACGCCACGAACCTGGCGCCGTTCGACTGGGACGGTGCGATCGACAGGCTCAAATCTCGACGCTGA
- a CDS encoding UvrD-helicase domain-containing protein: MSSAHLPGVLTDGAARRRAATAFDRNFVVVAGAGTGKTALLVERALNLVAGHGVPMTEIAAITFTEKAAAELREKLARALDELRGLARARTDTAGLPADTEARRAYAWLAGDLGLELRHIEERALAALVDLDSASVSTLHAFCAEILRRYPRQAGVDPAFAVDDGPFFQGLFKVESESFLAEELGPRAPRAAIWSRALLLPGALDGVVSVAEALASFRLPSEATEAGALRPAPPRVVLGTEVEQILAAIAGVQRSARGVNPNMETLLEISARYLRSFLESGPGSMAGMTGRWTLAEYLGKEPVAGKRLEGCEADEVEEIAARAMELVSALVRVDEESVSAVASAAAPLAQRARERLLAAGFASFDALLRLARDLLARDTAVRRELAGRHRAILVDEFQDTDPLQYEILFFLSEEAGTETGDAYRTRLAPGRLFIVGDPKQSIYRFRGADIEAYRRAVEHVLACGGEILTLDNSFRSPDEIVSPINALFDAWIGRRETAEQPAYRPIVSARGPAGDGTARLEIWSVPASGVADDRRTAEGNVIAGWLAANLGRPDATGRPLLCKHVALLFRALTNVDLYAQALRRAGLPFVVEGGKTFYERPEVGDLVAFLRAAANPNDRAALLAVLRGPLGGVPDAELAAFASAGGRLDLASAGDVDAAGFPGLFRVLSLLESFRAAMRGRSPDSIIRAALSDTPLPVLHAALFEGPQRIANLRKLVARAEDLARRGLSLEESLRALEDEFQEQRDDGESPLADETVDAVRILSVHKAKGLEFDVVVVPDLGRESQHSRPSGTAVAWVPEDGGLLGIRLPDGTTNLAWVKHERAARLHEEAEERRVFYVACTRARERLILVNSNEARRAPWRDALSALGYSVETGYPQDGPLAGGRVMHRRMTPREPPASGPGVALDERWKEGARRFAATVAAAARTTPPIRSPAREAESEPRGPVGVDRDAVGTTPGPRPAALEARDTARLAGAAVHAALQHWDFETAERLRTLARGAVGRVLEQEMDERARDELRRRVLSETDGIIEEFLRSPLPARLKSVDVLGREVPILFRDGDGVTWSGACDLVYRDGRGRLVVADYKTERPGPDPAAAAERHRRQVEIYLDAFRRALPRETIRGEILFVRAGVSVEI; the protein is encoded by the coding sequence GTGAGCTCGGCCCATCTCCCCGGAGTCCTGACCGACGGCGCGGCCAGGCGTCGTGCAGCCACCGCGTTCGACCGCAACTTCGTCGTGGTGGCCGGCGCCGGCACCGGCAAGACGGCGCTCCTCGTGGAGCGGGCCCTCAACCTGGTCGCCGGGCACGGCGTCCCGATGACCGAGATCGCCGCCATCACCTTCACCGAGAAGGCTGCGGCTGAGCTGCGCGAGAAGCTGGCCCGAGCCCTGGACGAACTGCGCGGCCTGGCGCGCGCGCGGACCGACACCGCGGGCCTCCCGGCGGACACCGAGGCTCGGCGCGCCTACGCCTGGCTCGCCGGTGACCTGGGGCTGGAGCTGCGGCACATCGAAGAGCGCGCGCTGGCGGCCCTGGTCGACCTCGATTCCGCGTCGGTCTCGACTCTGCACGCCTTCTGCGCCGAGATCCTGCGCCGCTACCCGCGCCAGGCCGGAGTCGATCCGGCGTTCGCGGTCGATGACGGGCCGTTCTTCCAGGGCCTGTTCAAGGTGGAATCGGAGAGCTTTCTCGCCGAGGAGCTTGGTCCCCGGGCCCCGCGCGCAGCGATCTGGAGCCGGGCGCTCCTCCTCCCCGGCGCCCTCGACGGCGTCGTCTCCGTCGCAGAGGCGCTCGCCTCCTTCCGGCTCCCTTCCGAGGCGACGGAAGCCGGAGCGCTCCGGCCGGCACCGCCCCGTGTCGTTCTTGGAACCGAGGTCGAACAGATCCTCGCGGCGATTGCCGGAGTCCAGCGCAGCGCCCGCGGCGTGAACCCGAATATGGAGACTCTCCTGGAGATCTCCGCGCGCTATCTCCGTTCGTTCCTCGAATCGGGTCCCGGGTCGATGGCTGGGATGACGGGACGGTGGACGCTCGCGGAGTATCTCGGAAAGGAGCCGGTGGCGGGGAAGAGGCTCGAGGGATGCGAAGCGGACGAAGTCGAGGAGATCGCGGCGCGGGCGATGGAGCTGGTCTCCGCTCTGGTCCGCGTGGACGAGGAGAGCGTCTCCGCAGTCGCCTCGGCCGCCGCACCCTTGGCTCAGCGGGCGCGCGAGCGGCTCCTGGCGGCCGGTTTCGCGTCGTTCGATGCGCTTCTGCGGCTGGCGCGCGACCTGCTGGCGCGTGACACCGCCGTGCGCCGCGAGCTTGCGGGGCGGCACCGCGCCATCCTGGTCGACGAGTTCCAGGACACCGACCCGCTGCAGTACGAGATCCTCTTCTTCCTGTCCGAGGAGGCGGGAACGGAGACGGGGGACGCCTACCGCACGCGCCTGGCCCCCGGCCGTCTGTTCATCGTCGGCGATCCGAAGCAGTCGATCTACCGTTTCCGCGGCGCCGACATCGAGGCCTACCGGCGCGCCGTGGAACACGTCCTGGCCTGCGGTGGCGAGATCCTGACGCTGGACAACTCCTTCCGGAGCCCGGACGAAATCGTCTCCCCGATCAACGCTCTGTTCGACGCCTGGATCGGCCGCAGGGAAACCGCCGAGCAGCCGGCCTACCGACCGATCGTCTCGGCGCGCGGCCCCGCCGGGGACGGGACGGCGCGCCTCGAGATCTGGTCCGTCCCCGCCTCGGGCGTCGCGGACGACAGGCGTACCGCGGAGGGGAACGTCATCGCCGGCTGGCTCGCGGCGAACCTGGGGCGTCCCGACGCCACCGGCCGGCCCCTGCTCTGCAAGCACGTGGCGCTCCTGTTCCGGGCTCTCACGAACGTCGACCTCTACGCCCAGGCGCTCAGGCGGGCCGGTCTGCCGTTCGTCGTGGAAGGGGGCAAGACGTTCTACGAGCGTCCCGAGGTCGGCGATCTGGTCGCCTTCCTCCGGGCGGCGGCGAATCCGAACGATCGGGCGGCGCTTCTGGCCGTACTGCGCGGACCCCTGGGCGGCGTCCCGGACGCCGAACTGGCGGCCTTCGCGTCCGCAGGCGGGCGGCTGGACCTCGCGTCGGCCGGCGACGTCGACGCCGCCGGCTTCCCGGGGCTGTTCCGGGTGCTCAGTCTTCTCGAATCGTTCCGCGCCGCGATGCGGGGACGGTCCCCCGATTCGATCATCCGCGCCGCCCTGAGCGACACCCCGCTGCCCGTCCTGCATGCCGCGCTGTTCGAGGGGCCGCAGCGCATCGCCAACCTGCGCAAGCTCGTCGCCCGCGCCGAGGACCTCGCCCGCCGGGGGTTGTCGCTGGAGGAATCGCTGCGGGCGCTCGAGGACGAGTTCCAGGAGCAGCGCGACGACGGAGAGAGCCCGCTCGCGGACGAGACCGTCGATGCCGTCCGCATCCTTTCGGTTCACAAGGCGAAGGGGCTGGAATTCGACGTCGTGGTCGTGCCCGACCTGGGGCGCGAGTCGCAGCACAGCCGGCCGTCCGGCACGGCCGTGGCCTGGGTGCCCGAGGACGGCGGCCTCCTGGGAATCCGCCTCCCCGACGGCACCACGAATCTGGCCTGGGTGAAGCACGAGCGCGCCGCGCGACTGCACGAGGAGGCGGAGGAGAGGCGGGTCTTCTACGTCGCCTGCACGCGCGCCAGAGAGCGCCTGATCCTGGTCAACAGCAACGAGGCGCGCCGGGCCCCCTGGCGCGACGCCCTGTCGGCCCTCGGCTACTCGGTGGAGACGGGTTACCCGCAGGACGGGCCGCTCGCGGGCGGCCGCGTGATGCACCGTCGCATGACGCCTCGCGAGCCTCCGGCCTCTGGACCCGGCGTCGCGCTCGACGAACGCTGGAAGGAGGGGGCGCGGCGCTTCGCCGCGACCGTGGCCGCAGCGGCCCGTACGACTCCTCCCATCCGTTCGCCGGCGCGCGAGGCGGAGTCGGAGCCCCGGGGGCCCGTCGGCGTGGACCGGGACGCGGTCGGGACCACGCCCGGACCGCGCCCCGCCGCGCTGGAGGCGCGCGACACGGCCCGTCTCGCGGGGGCCGCCGTGCACGCCGCCCTGCAGCACTGGGACTTCGAGACCGCGGAACGGCTGCGCACTCTGGCCCGGGGCGCCGTCGGGCGGGTCCTCGAGCAGGAGATGGACGAGCGCGCGCGCGACGAGCTGCGCCGGCGCGTCCTCTCCGAGACGGACGGGATCATCGAGGAGTTCCTGCGCTCGCCGCTCCCCGCCCGCCTGAAGAGCGTCGACGTTCTGGGGCGGGAGGTCCCGATCCTCTTCCGGGACGGGGACGGGGTCACGTGGTCCGGGGCGTGCGACCTGGTGTACCGGGACGGTCGCGGCCGCCTGGTCGTGGCCGACTACAAGACGGAGCGTCCCGGACCGGATCCCGCCGCCGCGGCGGAACGTCATCGGCGCCAGGTGGAGATCTACCTCGATGCCTTCCGGAGAGCGCTGCCGCGGGAGACCATCCGGGGAGAGATCCTGTTCGTGCGGGCGGGAGTCAGCGTCGAGATTTGA
- a CDS encoding PD-(D/E)XK nuclease family protein, whose amino-acid sequence MPIIEGHHDFAILETRLATLLLEAQREAGASLPAPVAVVAPTLRLISDLRLRLAALAPSLLNVHFFHHKLLADKALAASGLAVQEPLSDDVRAALVARLVEARGGPLAAYARARPGSVSSILATLDDLRESGTPSEAPTPIAGLTDRGRELLRIYADYARALDSPAAGLCDRAASILRAVPAVRQYARRFRLVVHYGAYDLIGVNLELMRAAETSSTRLVFLVPNHPTSRAYDLARRFWPEFLAVQPKGLADARSNRLLADRLPRLYDEAAEPGPLPGDRRERVEFFHAQGAAAELREVALRILALHRDERVPLHRIGVLSRSLEPYAAELRPVFEDHGLPFETTASLGALREARAQAALQLARALLRDFPRQPLMDLCRGGLLRPGSHDPAREAHAWDRLSRDWHIAGGFTAWTRDLVRWVDDWRPHIQPDADEGEKERAAARKAGRRRQAGALASLVKDLQRAGRPLTRASSWTDWVDSLVSLLIGCLDGFAAPEGAAALDPGAAVVLRVLRDMRRLDAAGIPYAGPAALSFFEQALARSDAPIGALGGAGSPALPDHGGVRVLDAMQARGLSFDSVFLIGFNADLFPPRRTEDPFLPDADRRALRAAFKVPLPIKGSALEEERLLLAHLLGSAARRLTVSWQRADETGRARIPSLALREVARLVDGSPDMRRLEAGARRVLTHPAEAGQDALQRFGMLPPQDAAVLAALQARSPRVLLDALPRGVLPFAPGSLDALRPGLAMLAVVEEFTPADLRFDAFVGSAAPPASRFSPSRLEILGACPQHYFFRHILLIEELDEVRETYELEAREIGSRVHAVLRDVFAELIRTDGSLPDEPADETARRASGLARAAWTRHTRDIAGRMTARYPLLWRAIETLWFHTLDRFLRDDLAALLEDGTRLVGLEREESGRISLGADGRGLDLRGRFDRLGVGAAGLIVSDYKTSGKLARQVSPAQILKGMSLQLPLYLLLLESLSRDGRVEAPPARADVLGVGPAFPPGRGDEETRARVTLEMSTLTRYRDGFAETLGTLLDLARTGSFPLNRSSWLCESCAYVRACRRWHVPTVARVRSAPDGRDYALLGRKSSLRPMLDQVRDTGANEEDG is encoded by the coding sequence ATGCCGATCATCGAAGGACATCATGACTTCGCGATCCTCGAGACCCGTCTCGCGACTCTGCTCCTGGAGGCGCAGCGGGAGGCCGGGGCGTCCCTGCCCGCGCCGGTCGCGGTCGTCGCCCCCACACTGCGGCTGATCTCCGACCTGCGTCTCCGTCTCGCGGCCCTCGCTCCGTCCCTCTTGAACGTCCACTTCTTCCACCACAAGCTGCTGGCGGACAAGGCGCTCGCCGCGTCCGGTCTTGCGGTCCAGGAGCCGTTGTCCGACGACGTCCGGGCGGCCCTCGTCGCCCGCCTCGTCGAGGCGCGCGGCGGTCCGCTCGCGGCCTACGCACGCGCCCGCCCCGGGAGTGTCTCCTCCATCCTGGCGACCCTGGACGACCTGCGGGAATCCGGAACGCCTTCCGAAGCGCCTACACCGATCGCGGGTCTCACCGATCGCGGTCGTGAGTTGCTGCGGATTTACGCCGACTACGCGCGGGCGCTCGACTCCCCGGCCGCCGGCCTCTGCGACCGGGCCGCGTCGATCCTGCGCGCCGTTCCCGCCGTGCGGCAGTACGCCCGGCGCTTCCGCCTGGTGGTGCACTACGGGGCCTACGATCTGATCGGCGTCAACCTCGAGCTGATGCGCGCCGCCGAGACCTCCTCGACGCGCCTCGTCTTCCTCGTGCCGAACCACCCCACCTCCCGCGCCTACGATCTGGCGCGCCGATTCTGGCCGGAATTCCTGGCCGTCCAGCCCAAGGGTCTGGCCGATGCCAGAAGCAATCGCCTGCTGGCGGACCGGCTTCCCCGTCTCTACGACGAAGCGGCGGAGCCCGGTCCGCTCCCCGGAGACCGCCGGGAGCGGGTCGAGTTCTTCCACGCCCAGGGGGCCGCGGCCGAGTTGCGCGAGGTGGCCCTGCGGATCCTCGCGCTCCACCGTGACGAGCGGGTGCCCCTGCACCGCATCGGCGTCCTGTCCCGCTCGCTCGAGCCGTACGCCGCCGAGCTCCGTCCGGTCTTCGAGGACCACGGGCTGCCGTTCGAGACGACCGCCTCCCTCGGGGCGCTGCGGGAGGCGCGCGCGCAGGCGGCTCTGCAGCTGGCGCGCGCGCTCCTGCGGGACTTTCCGCGGCAGCCGCTCATGGACCTGTGCCGCGGCGGGCTTCTGCGTCCGGGGAGCCACGACCCGGCACGGGAGGCGCACGCCTGGGATCGTCTCAGCCGCGACTGGCACATCGCGGGCGGATTCACAGCCTGGACGCGCGATCTCGTGCGCTGGGTGGACGACTGGCGGCCGCACATCCAACCTGATGCCGACGAGGGGGAGAAGGAACGCGCCGCGGCGCGCAAGGCCGGCCGGAGGCGGCAGGCCGGGGCGCTGGCTTCACTGGTCAAGGACCTGCAGCGCGCCGGCCGGCCGCTGACGCGCGCCTCGAGCTGGACCGACTGGGTCGACTCTCTGGTGTCCCTGCTGATCGGTTGCCTGGACGGCTTCGCCGCCCCGGAGGGCGCCGCGGCGCTCGACCCGGGCGCCGCGGTCGTCCTCCGTGTCCTGAGGGACATGCGGCGGCTGGACGCCGCCGGCATCCCGTACGCGGGCCCTGCAGCGCTGTCGTTCTTCGAGCAGGCGCTGGCGCGCAGCGACGCGCCGATCGGGGCGCTCGGAGGCGCCGGCTCACCCGCTCTGCCGGACCATGGCGGCGTGCGGGTGCTCGACGCCATGCAGGCTCGCGGCCTGTCGTTCGACAGCGTCTTCCTGATCGGATTCAACGCCGACCTCTTCCCCCCGCGCCGCACCGAGGACCCGTTCCTGCCCGACGCGGATCGACGCGCTCTGCGGGCCGCGTTCAAGGTGCCGCTGCCGATCAAGGGGTCGGCGCTCGAAGAGGAGCGTCTTCTCCTGGCGCACCTCCTCGGAAGCGCCGCGCGGCGGTTGACCGTGTCGTGGCAGCGCGCCGACGAGACCGGCCGCGCCAGGATCCCGAGCCTCGCGCTGCGCGAGGTCGCCCGCCTCGTGGACGGCTCGCCCGACATGAGGCGCCTCGAAGCCGGGGCGCGTCGCGTCCTCACCCACCCGGCCGAGGCCGGCCAGGACGCGCTCCAGCGGTTCGGCATGCTGCCGCCTCAGGACGCCGCCGTCCTGGCGGCGCTGCAGGCACGCTCGCCGCGCGTCCTGCTCGACGCCCTGCCGCGCGGAGTCCTCCCCTTCGCACCCGGGAGCCTCGACGCTCTCCGGCCCGGCCTCGCCATGCTGGCGGTGGTGGAGGAGTTCACCCCAGCGGACCTCAGGTTCGACGCCTTCGTCGGGTCCGCGGCGCCGCCGGCGTCCCGCTTCTCCCCATCGCGCCTGGAGATTCTCGGCGCCTGTCCGCAGCACTACTTCTTCCGCCACATCCTCCTCATCGAGGAGTTGGACGAGGTGCGCGAGACCTACGAGCTCGAGGCGCGCGAGATCGGGTCGAGGGTTCACGCTGTCCTGCGCGACGTATTCGCGGAACTCATCCGCACCGACGGATCGCTCCCGGACGAGCCGGCCGACGAGACGGCGCGGCGCGCCTCCGGGCTCGCCCGCGCCGCCTGGACGCGGCACACTCGCGATATCGCCGGGCGCATGACCGCGCGCTATCCCCTGCTCTGGCGCGCCATCGAGACTCTCTGGTTCCACACCCTCGATCGGTTCCTGCGGGACGATCTCGCGGCGCTTTTGGAGGACGGGACGCGGCTCGTCGGCCTGGAGCGAGAGGAGAGCGGCCGGATCTCCCTGGGCGCCGACGGCAGGGGTCTCGATCTCCGCGGCCGCTTCGACCGCCTGGGCGTCGGCGCCGCCGGCCTGATCGTGTCCGACTACAAGACCTCCGGGAAGCTCGCCCGGCAGGTGTCCCCGGCGCAAATCCTCAAGGGGATGAGCCTGCAGCTGCCTCTCTACCTCCTCCTCCTGGAGAGCCTGTCGCGCGACGGCAGGGTGGAGGCGCCGCCGGCGCGCGCCGACGTTCTCGGCGTGGGGCCGGCGTTCCCGCCTGGACGCGGCGACGAGGAGACCCGGGCGCGGGTGACTCTCGAGATGTCGACGCTGACCAGGTACCGGGACGGCTTTGCCGAGACGCTCGGCACGCTCCTCGATCTTGCGAGGACCGGCAGCTTCCCCCTCAACAGAAGCAGCTGGTTGTGCGAGTCGTGCGCATACGTCCGCGCCTGCCGGCGCTGGCACGTCCCTACCGTGGCAAGGGTGAGATCCGCTCCGGACGGACGGGACTACGCGCTCCTAGGTCGCAAGAGCAGCCTCAGGCCGATGCTGGACCAGGTCAGGGACACCGGCGCGAACGAGGAGGACGGGTGA
- a CDS encoding tetratricopeptide repeat protein has protein sequence MICPMLSALKPTDDNGNPVDRECIYENCRFFNIEVRDCNLMMASRAMLKMAEQGPPSASPGVPPAALADMEKRFTEVGKGLLHSSMEMQQLVQQAGQATSSSVAEVGDSLARRLEGLAEGLHAAPRETEAKLAASLQEIEGRLGAAQQELESRIATTLQESEARTAQGLQDYLAEMRHAFEEGLARVQTRLEEQGRGVGATAAAASQSLDQLTALTDLQQKVAERLLEEMSLLSANSRKLETTLASHDKKLDKAADEGLQISQQLLLVKGQSEKTHSALRGLHEGNRAVIKAVETQLERDQTDLARKQRETAEECNNRGVALYYRGALDAALAAFRRAIELLPGYAEAHNNLGLVLSRMGQDKEATEAFQEALRIDPAMAEVYNNLGFMYHTTGKFDRAVQMFGQAIQNSGDSSVAYANLGNSFYKMKQADKAVEAWRRALELDPMNENARRSLRMFQQDPGSN, from the coding sequence ATGATCTGTCCGATGCTGTCGGCGCTCAAGCCGACCGACGACAACGGCAACCCGGTCGATCGCGAGTGCATCTACGAAAACTGTCGCTTCTTCAACATCGAGGTGCGGGACTGCAATCTCATGATGGCCAGCCGCGCCATGCTGAAGATGGCCGAACAGGGGCCGCCGTCCGCCTCTCCGGGCGTCCCCCCCGCGGCCCTCGCCGACATGGAGAAGCGCTTCACGGAGGTGGGCAAGGGTCTGCTGCACTCTTCGATGGAGATGCAGCAGCTCGTCCAGCAGGCCGGTCAGGCGACCTCCAGCAGCGTGGCCGAGGTCGGCGACTCGCTGGCGCGGCGCCTGGAGGGTCTGGCCGAAGGGCTGCACGCCGCCCCCCGCGAGACCGAAGCGAAGCTCGCGGCCTCCTTGCAGGAGATCGAAGGGCGCCTCGGCGCGGCCCAGCAGGAGCTCGAGAGTCGCATTGCGACCACCCTGCAGGAGAGCGAGGCGCGCACCGCGCAGGGGCTGCAGGACTATCTGGCCGAGATGCGCCACGCCTTCGAGGAAGGCCTGGCGCGCGTCCAGACGCGTCTCGAGGAGCAGGGCCGGGGCGTGGGCGCCACGGCGGCCGCGGCCTCGCAGAGCCTGGATCAGCTGACGGCGCTCACCGACCTTCAGCAGAAAGTCGCCGAGAGGCTTCTCGAGGAGATGTCGCTCCTGAGCGCCAACTCGCGCAAGCTGGAGACCACCCTCGCCTCGCACGACAAGAAGCTGGACAAGGCGGCCGACGAGGGGCTGCAGATCTCGCAGCAGCTCCTCCTGGTGAAGGGCCAGTCGGAGAAGACGCACTCCGCGCTGCGCGGTCTGCACGAAGGGAACCGGGCGGTCATCAAGGCGGTCGAGACGCAGCTCGAGCGCGACCAGACCGACCTGGCGCGCAAGCAGCGGGAGACGGCGGAGGAGTGCAACAACCGGGGCGTGGCTCTGTATTACCGCGGCGCCCTCGACGCGGCGCTCGCGGCCTTCCGCCGCGCCATCGAGCTCCTTCCCGGGTACGCCGAGGCGCACAACAACCTGGGCCTGGTGCTGTCCAGGATGGGCCAGGACAAGGAGGCGACCGAGGCCTTCCAGGAGGCGCTGCGGATCGACCCCGCGATGGCGGAGGTGTACAACAACCTCGGCTTCATGTACCACACGACCGGCAAGTTCGACCGCGCCGTGCAGATGTTCGGCCAGGCGATCCAGAACAGCGGCGACTCCTCCGTCGCCTACGCGAACCTCGGCAACTCGTTCTACAAGATGAAGCAGGCCGACAAGGCGGTCGAGGCCTGGCGGCGGGCGCTGGAGCTCGATCCGATGAACGAGAACGCGCGCCGGAGCCTGCGCATGTTCCAGCAAGATCCCGGCAGCAACTAG